A section of the bacterium genome encodes:
- a CDS encoding secretin and TonB N-terminal domain-containing protein produces MKYKKVIFGGIAIFLTIVNNSYPATVSTSSLLRNGDFSAGLDLWEELRQGKANIMTINIVKDSPKYPHVLQFKRKIARKTIGKLGIKQDINREVATVSTSLFIKTDVKVIHSSLMSDTLLKGGIYPLTLEIEYLDEQGKIYLWKHGFLYSTPRYKDKGEMVKRNEWHSYTSENLLSLTPKPKIITQIKVYGEGWEFWARIANLQLLEERLSVAEELVTEQKEGDEGTSPLIPLQKEIIVGSSSQEEIKKEEKSALASEEKEPLITNTFVDTDIRQALQDIASQAQVTIIADESVQGVVSMELDNLPLEKALKRILTPSGYLFKKIEDYYLVTSSDPTTPTFLLLSTVERIKPSYLKVDSISNLLPANYAKYIKTDSGENILTVTAPAEIIEEIKEYIKKIDLAPKQILVEVMVTELSEQARRSLGIDWSFQEGKTKVTLLPTTLELKGNYLSVGVSSEAMATIKILAEKGKAKIRATPRILTINGKTANIYMGREEYYSLPGTAYQPASFSKVLSGITLKITPYICSDDEITVSIEPDVSDVTGIGKEGYPVISKRTANTMVRMKNGQTITIGGLIQQKEEHNITKIPVIGSIPLLGFLFRNTQIKSAETEIVIFITPHIID; encoded by the coding sequence ATGAAATATAAAAAGGTGATTTTTGGGGGAATTGCTATCTTTTTAACTATAGTGAATAACTCTTATCCTGCCACAGTTTCTACATCCTCACTCCTTAGAAATGGTGATTTTAGTGCGGGACTTGATTTGTGGGAAGAACTACGGCAGGGGAAGGCAAATATTATGACTATTAATATTGTTAAAGATAGCCCAAAGTATCCACATGTTCTTCAATTTAAAAGAAAAATAGCCAGAAAAACCATAGGTAAATTAGGGATTAAACAGGATATAAATAGAGAGGTTGCTACTGTATCTACATCACTTTTTATCAAAACAGATGTAAAGGTAATTCACTCTTCACTTATGAGTGATACCCTTCTCAAAGGTGGGATTTACCCACTTACTCTGGAAATAGAGTATTTGGATGAACAGGGAAAAATCTACTTGTGGAAGCATGGCTTCTTATATTCCACACCCAGATATAAAGATAAAGGAGAAATGGTAAAACGGAATGAATGGCACTCATATACTTCTGAAAACCTACTTTCATTAACTCCAAAGCCAAAGATAATCACTCAGATAAAGGTCTATGGTGAAGGTTGGGAATTCTGGGCAAGGATAGCAAATCTTCAACTACTTGAAGAAAGACTATCAGTAGCCGAAGAATTAGTTACAGAGCAAAAGGAAGGCGATGAAGGAACCTCCCCCTTAATCCCTCTCCAGAAGGAGATAATTGTGGGGAGTTCGAGTCAAGAAGAAATTAAGAAAGAGGAAAAATCTGCACTTGCGTCTGAAGAGAAAGAACCACTAATTACCAATACCTTTGTTGATACTGATATAAGGCAAGCACTTCAAGATATAGCTTCACAGGCGCAGGTTACTATTATTGCAGACGAGAGTGTTCAAGGAGTAGTATCTATGGAGTTAGATAATCTACCGTTAGAAAAGGCGCTTAAAAGAATCCTTACCCCTTCGGGATATCTTTTTAAAAAAATAGAAGATTATTACCTGGTTACCTCGTCTGACCCTACTACCCCGACATTCCTTCTATTATCTACAGTTGAACGAATTAAACCCAGTTACTTAAAAGTAGATTCCATATCTAATCTCCTACCAGCTAATTATGCTAAATATATCAAAACAGATTCTGGCGAGAATATCCTTACTGTAACCGCACCAGCAGAGATTATTGAAGAAATTAAGGAATATATAAAAAAGATTGACCTTGCACCTAAACAAATACTTGTAGAGGTGATGGTAACTGAATTATCCGAGCAAGCAAGAAGAAGTCTGGGAATAGATTGGTCTTTCCAGGAGGGAAAGACTAAAGTTACACTTCTACCTACTACACTGGAGTTAAAAGGGAATTATCTAAGTGTTGGAGTATCCTCAGAAGCTATGGCTACCATAAAGATATTAGCTGAGAAAGGAAAAGCAAAGATTAGAGCTACTCCGCGAATACTTACTATAAATGGCAAAACAGCTAATATCTATATGGGTAGGGAAGAATACTATTCCCTACCAGGAACTGCTTATCAACCCGCAAGTTTTAGTAAGGTATTAAGTGGAATTACCTTAAAAATTACCCCTTATATATGTAGTGATGATGAGATTACAGTTTCTATTGAACCTGATGTAAGTGATGTTACTGGAATAGGCAAGGAAGGTTATCCGGTTATCAGTAAGCGAACTGCAAATACTATGGTCAGGATGAAAAATGGCCAAACAATTACTATTGGTGGACTAATTCAACAAAAAGAGGAACATAATATCACCAAGATACCCGTGATAGGAAGTATACCTTTATTAGGATTCCTTTTCCGGAATACTCAAATTAAATCTGCAGAAACAGAAATAGTGATATTTATTACACCGCATATCATTGATTAA
- a CDS encoding four helix bundle protein, with amino-acid sequence MSDDKYRLDDFELYQLARKFRQNVYKLIKQLPSEERYCLDPQMRKAIVSVTNNIAEGHGRWHYQENIRFCRIARGSVEEILDDINVCMDEGYGEKSVSVQLRKEGYELIAKVNSYIGYLRRCKQGMEEEQSGGQTPDTYPSEYLNAY; translated from the coding sequence ATGAGTGACGATAAGTATCGGCTGGATGATTTTGAGCTTTATCAACTGGCACGTAAGTTTCGACAAAATGTTTACAAGCTCATTAAACAGCTTCCATCTGAGGAGCGCTATTGTTTAGACCCGCAGATGAGAAAGGCGATTGTCTCAGTCACGAACAACATCGCAGAAGGACATGGACGTTGGCATTATCAGGAGAATATACGATTTTGCAGGATTGCAAGAGGTTCGGTTGAAGAAATTCTGGACGACATCAATGTTTGTATGGATGAAGGCTACGGAGAGAAATCCGTAAGCGTTCAGCTCAGGAAGGAAGGTTACGAGCTAATTGCGAAAGTTAACAGTTATATTGGCTATCTACGTAGATGTAAGCAAGGAATGGAGGAAGAACAGTCTGGTGGTCAGACACCAGACACCTATCCCTCAGAGTATCTGAACGCTTACTAG
- a CDS encoding sigma-70 family RNA polymerase sigma factor, with product MSTPFEKEIYDYELEADISFERLEKVKPTEDEDTILIRKSIEGDNSAFEKLVGRYEARVYHLIYNILENKEDAEDLLQETFLKVYRFLYQFRGEAKFITYLYRIATNLCFQKLKKKKTSYSLDNLLEANLNDEMVELVSMKLGNPEEILLKKELGLIINEAIQKLPEKFRVVFFLREIENFSNKQVSEILGYSIGTIKSQIHRIRRFLHKKILPYLTI from the coding sequence ATGTCTACTCCATTTGAGAAGGAAATTTACGATTATGAATTAGAGGCGGATATTTCTTTTGAAAGATTGGAAAAGGTAAAGCCTACAGAAGATGAGGATACAATTTTAATTAGAAAAAGTATTGAAGGTGATAATTCTGCTTTTGAGAAATTAGTGGGTCGATATGAAGCAAGGGTTTATCACCTGATTTACAATATCTTAGAGAATAAAGAAGATGCAGAAGATTTATTACAAGAAACTTTCCTCAAGGTTTATCGATTTCTTTATCAGTTTAGAGGGGAAGCAAAATTTATTACCTATCTATATCGGATAGCAACAAATCTTTGCTTTCAAAAATTAAAGAAAAAAAAGACTTCCTATTCTCTCGATAACCTTTTAGAGGCTAATCTTAATGATGAGATGGTTGAATTAGTAAGTATGAAGTTGGGTAATCCTGAAGAAATACTTTTAAAAAAGGAACTTGGCTTAATAATAAATGAAGCTATTCAAAAATTACCTGAAAAATTCAGAGTAGTCTTTTTCCTCCGAGAAATAGAAAATTTTTCTAATAAACAAGTAAGTGAAATATTAGGTTATTCAATTGGAACTATAAAATCACAAATACATAGGATAAGGCGATTCTTACATAAGAAAATACTTCCTTATCTCACAATTTAA
- a CDS encoding zf-HC2 domain-containing protein, producing the protein MECNKIKALLSDYIDLELKPGLQSKVEKHIFKCPKCKSYLITLQRTIQIYKSVLKPSIPPDVSERLHKRLKEEIEK; encoded by the coding sequence ATGGAGTGTAATAAGATAAAAGCTCTATTATCAGATTACATAGATTTAGAGCTAAAACCTGGTTTGCAGAGTAAAGTAGAAAAACATATCTTTAAGTGTCCAAAATGTAAGTCTTATCTAATAACCTTACAGAGAACCATCCAAATATATAAGTCTGTCCTTAAACCCTCTATTCCACCTGATGTTTCTGAACGATTGCACAAAAGGCTTAAAGAAGAAATTGAGAAGTGA